Proteins encoded by one window of Raphanus sativus cultivar WK10039 unplaced genomic scaffold, ASM80110v3 Scaffold0529, whole genome shotgun sequence:
- the LOC108842822 gene encoding uncharacterized protein LOC108842822 — MVNYVLKITADLENLTNLQPSGGCDDPNFPYLFKLKCEQCGEVTQKETCVTLNETFTPPGGRGTCHLVQKCKFCGREGNVTMIPGKGRPLTLEDSEAGEHAPLMVFDCRGYEPIDFGFGGFWKAEAESGTKFDEIDLSSGEEFTEYDEKGECPVMISNFRASFTVTK; from the exons atggtgaactatgtgCTTAAGATAACAGCTGATCTCGAGAATCTCACTAATCTCCAACCCTCCGGTGGATGCGACGATCCCAACTTCCCTTACCTCTTCAAG TTGAAATGCGAACAATGTGGAGAGGTGACTCAGAAAGAAACATGTGTGACTTTGAACGAGACTTTTACTCCACCTGGAGGTAGGGGTACTTGTCATCTTGTTCAGAAG TGCAAGTTCTGTGGAAGGGAAGGGAATGTGACAATGATTCCTGGAAAAGGTCGTCCTTTAACTCTTGAAGATTCTGAGGCTGGAGAGCATGCCCCTCTTATGGTGTTTGACTGTCGAGGCTATGAACCCATCGATTTTGGATTTGGTGGATTTTGGAAAGCTGAAGCT GAATCTGGAACCAAGTTTGATGAGATTGATTTGTCGAGCGGAGAGGAGTTCACAGAGTACGATGAGAAGGGCGAGTGCCCTGTTATGATATCAAACTTCCGTGCAAGCTTCACCGTCACCAAGTAA
- the LOC108843195 gene encoding uncharacterized protein LOC108843195: MRLYLRFALFIVLYVLTANPKLIASWDDETPIRFDVDHNPPTPSPSPAPEPSPKPDDDESSVSCVDDLHGVGSLDTTCKLVADLNLTRDRYISGRGNLDVLPGVRLVCSIPGCSVTVNISGNFSLAENSTVVAGSFRLAADNADFAVGSAVDTTGLGGEPPYGASGTPEGVEGAGGGYGGRGACCLSDTTGKLPGDVWGGDVYGWSSLEKPEVYGSRGGSTSNEVDYGGGGGGTVGMEVLGRVGLNGSVLADGASGGVKGGGGSGGSIFVMAHKMEGNGLISASGGDGYAGGGGGRVSVHIYSRHSEPKIFIHGGSSFGCQENAGASGTLYDVVSESLTIDNENKTTFTDTLLLEFPYHRLFTNLYIQNMAKVAVPLRWSRVQVQGSISLSNGGELNFGLARYASSEFELFAEEVLMSNSAIKVFGALRMTVKVFLMLKSRMFIDGGGVTMLGTSMLDISNLLVLKESSVIQSNGNLGVHGQGLLHLRGAGDTIEAQRLILSLFYSIKVGAGAVLRGPLQNTSTGGLTPKLYCQREDCPVELLHPPEDCNVNSSLPFTLQICRVEDITVEGLIKGSVIHFHLARTVLVRSSGTITGDGMGCKGGVGTGRFLRSGIGSGGGHGGKGGSGCYNHTCIEGGDSYGNADLPCELGSGSGDEESSDSVAGGGIIVIGSLEHPLSSLSLEGSITTDGETPRKTLKTISNTSLGPGGGSGGTVLLFLRTLEIAKSAILSSIGGNGSLKGGGGGSGGRIHFHWSDIPTGDVYHHIANVKGRVYVRGGLGASEDNVGEAGTLTGKACPEGLYGLYCEECPVGTYKNVTGSDKALCNLCPPRDLPHRAVYVTVRGGVAEAPCPYQCVSDRYHMPHCYTTLEELIYTFGGPWLFGILLVVVLLLLALVFSVARMKFISGEEVHGAAATTHHGSQIDHSFPFLESLNEVMETSRVEESQGHMHRIYFLGPNTFSEPWHLSHTPPDEIKEIVYEAAFNGFVDEINAIAAYQWWEGAIYIVLSVLVYPLAWSWQQSRRRLKFQKLRDFVRSEYDHSCLRSCRSRALYEGLKVAATPDLMLAHLDFFLGGDEKRNDLPPPVHERFPMPLVFGGDGSYMAYYTLQSDDILTSLLSQLVPPTTWYRFVAGLNAQLRLVQQGKLRSTFRSVMRWIETHGNPALKRNGVRVDLARFQTSPSSSCQYGILVQTIVDDEVASNETEQQQQQHPWGLQIDNTSSDLHFTQSPSSSINHFRHRDCGEIIDIGSLQFLKEEKDVLSLLSFLIHNSKPVGHQDLVGLVISVLLLGDLTLMLLTLLQLYSISMLDVFLALFILPLSIIFPFPAGVSALFSHGPRRSAGRTRVYALWNLTSLVNVVVAFVCGYIHYHGSSAGKKIPYLQPWNISMDENEWWIFPGALFLCKVLQSQLVNWHVANLEIQDYSLYSDDSELFWQS; the protein is encoded by the exons ATGAGACTCTATCTCCGTTTCGCCCTCTTCATCGTCCTCTACGTGTTAACCGCAAATCCGAAACTAATCGCGTCGTGGGATGACGAGACTCCGATTAGATTCGACGTAGACCACAATCCTCCCACACCTTCTCCGTCGCCTGCGCCGGAGCCATCGCCTAAACCGGACGACGACGAATCCTCCGTTTCGTGCGTCGACGACCTGCACGGCGTCGGCTCGCTGGACACCACGTGCAAACTCGTCGCCGATTTGAATCTCACGCGTGACCGTTACATCTCCGGCAGAGGCAACCTCGACGTCTTGCCCGGCGTCAGATTGGTCTGCAGTATCCCCGGGTGCTCGGTGACGGTCAACATCTCCGGGAACTTCTCGCTGGCCGAGAACTCGACGGTCGTCGCCGGGAGTTTCCGTCTCGCGGCGGATAACGCCGATTTCGCGGTCGGCTCGGCGGTGGACACCACTGGGTTGGGCGGGGAACCGCCGTACGGGGCCAGCGGGACGCCGGAGGGAGTGGAAGGAGCCGGCGGAGGATACGGTGGGAGAGGGGCTTGCTGTTTGTCCGATACGACGGGGAAGCTTCCCGGGGACGTGTGGGGTGGGGATGTGTACGGCTGGTCGTCTCTCGAGAAGCCGGAGGTTTATGGTAGCAGAGGTGGGTCCACGAGCAATGAGGTTGACTACGGTGGAGGTGGCGGCGGAACGGTGGGGATGGAGGTTTTAGGGCGTGTGGGGCTAAACGGCAGCGTTTTGGCTGATGGGGCAAGTGGTGGAGTCAAAGGTGGTGGTGGGTCCGGCGGCAGCATCTTCGTCATGGCACATAAAAT GGAAGGAAATGGTCTTATAAGTGCATCTGGAGGTGATGGTTATgctggtggaggtggtggacGAGTGTCTGTTCATATATACAGCCGCCACTCTGAACCTAAAATCTTTATCCATG GAGGTAGTAGTTTTGGTTGTCAAGAAAATGCTGGAGCTTCTGGGACACTGTATGATGTTGTTTCAGAGAGCTTAACTATAGACAACGAGAATAAGACAACATTTACAGACACTCTTCTCTTGGAGTTCCCTTACCATCGCCTTTTCACTaatttatatatccaaaatatgGCCAAAGTTGCTGTTCCTTTGCGTTGGAGCCGTGTCCAG GTTCAAGGATCAATAAGTTTGTCAAATGGTGGAGAGTTGAACTTTGGCCTTGCTCGTTATGCTTCTTCAGAATTTGAATTATTCGCAGAGGAAGTCTTGATGAGCAATTCTGCTATCAAG GTGTTTGGGGCTTTGCGTATGACAGTGAAGGTGTTCTTGATGTTGAAGTCAAGAATGTTTATTGATGGTGGTGGAGTGACAATGTTGGGGACTTCAATGCTCGATATTAGTAATCTGTTAGTGCTCAAG GAGTCATCAGTGATACAATCCAATGGAAACCTCGGAGTACATGGGCAGGGTCTGTTACATCTAAGAGGCGCCGGAGATACAATAGAAGCACAGCGTCTGATTTTGTCTCTTTTTTATAGCATCAAG GTTGGAGCTGGAGCGGTTTTGCGTGGTCCTTTGCAGAATACATCAACTGGTGGCCT cACTCCAAAGCTTTACTGTCAACGTGAAGATTGTCCTGTTGAACTACTCCACCCGCCGGAGGATTGCAATGTCAATTCATCTCTTCCATTCACTCTTCAG ATCTGCCGAGTTGAGGATATTACTGTCGAAGGTCTCATCAAAGGATCTGTTATACATTTCCATCTGGCTAGAACCGTCCTTGTCCGCTCTTCTGGAACAATAACTGGAGATGGGATGG GCTGCAAAGGTGGAGTTGGGACAGGTAGGTTTCTGAGAAGCGGTATTGGGAGTGGTGGTGGACATGGTGGTAAAGGTGGAAGCGGTTGTTACAATCATACTTGCATTGAGGGTGGCGATTCTTATGGAAATGCAGATCTACCGTGTGAACTTGGTAGTGGAAGTGGAGATGAAGAGTCATCAGATTCAGTTGCTGGTGGTGGAATCATTG TGATTGGTTCGCTTGAGCACCCACTTTCAAGCTTGTCACTTGAGGGATCGATAACAACTGATGGTGAGACTCCCAGGAAGACGCTTAAAACCATAAGTAATACAAGTCTAGGACCTGGTGGTGGTTCAGGTGGAACAGTGCTTTTGTTCTTGCGCACACTTGAGATAGCGAAGTCAGCTATTCTCTCTAGTATTGGGGGAAACGGTAGTCTAAAGGGAGGTGGTGGGGGAAGTGGTGGAAGGATTCATTTTCACTGGTCGGATATTCCAACTGGTGATGTTTATCATCACATTGCCAACGTAAAGGGAAGAGTTTATGTAAG AGGAGGGTTGGGTGCAAGTGAAGATAACGTTGGAGAGGCAGGTACTTTGACTGGTAAAGCTTGTCCAGAAGGTCTCTATGGTCTATACTGCGAG GAATGTCCAGTTGGAACTTATAAGAATGTTACTGGATCTGATAAAGCTTTGTGTAACCTTTGTCCGCCTAGAGATCTTCCTCATCGTGCTGTATATGTCACTGTTCGAG GTGGTGTTGCAGAAGCTCCTTGTCCATATCAATGCGTTTCTGACAGATACCACATGCCGCATTGTTATACTACACTAGAAGAGTTAATATACACGTTTGGTGGACCCTGGTTGTTCGGCATTCTTTTAGTAGTCGTGCTCCTTCTACTAGCACTTGTCTTTAGCGTTGCTCGAATGAAATTTATAAGTGGTGAGGAGGTACACGGAGCTGCTGCTACAACTCATCATGGCTCTCAGATTGATCACTCGTTCCCATTCCTGGAGTCATTGAACGAG GTGATGGAGACAAGCAGGGTGGAGGAGTCACAGGGACACATGCATAGGATATATTTCTTAGGTCCTAATACATTTAGTGAACCTTGGCATCTTTCTCATACTCCTCCTGATGAAATAAAAGAGATTGT gTACGAGGCTGCGTTTAATGGATTTGTTGACGAGATAAATGCTATAGCCGCATACCAGTGGTGGGAGGGTGCGATATACATAGTGCTTTCAGTTCTTGTCTATCCTCTTGCGTGGTCGTGGCAGCAATCACGTAGGAGGCTGAAGTTTCAGAAACTACGTGACTTTGTACGATCAGAATATGACCATTCTTGTCTACGCTCATGTCGTTCAAGGGCATTATATGAAGGGCTAAAG GTAGCTGCTACTCCTGATTTGATGCTAGCTCATCTAGATTTCTTCCTTGGTGGGGATGAAAAGAGAAACGATCTTCCTCCTCCGGTTCATGAAAGATTCCCAATGCCTTTAGTTTTTGGAGGGGATGGAAGTTACATGGCTTATTACACACTCCAAAGCGACGATATTCTGACCAGTCTTTTGAGCCAG tTGGTCCCACCAACCACTTGGTACCGGTTTGTAGCTGGTCTGAACGCTCAGCTGCGCCTGGTTCAGCAAGGGAAACTGAGGTCAACGTTTCGCTCGGTTATGAGATGGATTGAGACTCACGGAAACCCCGCCTTGAAAAGAAATGGTGTACGTGTTGACCTAGCTAGGTTTCAGACCTCGCCTTCCTCGTCTTGCCAGTATGGAATCCTTGTTCAGACCATTGTAGATGATGAAGTGGCATCAAATGAAACagaacagcagcagcagcagcatccATG GGGGTTACAAATTGATAATACGTCTAGTGATTTGCATTTTACACAATCTCCAAGTAGCTCAATCAATCATTTCAGACACCGAGACTGCGGAGAAATCATAGACATTGGCAGCTTACAGTTtctcaaagaagaaaaagatgtcctctctctcttatcCTTCTTGATTCATAACTCAAAACCTGTTGGCCATCAG GATCTGGTTGGTTTGGTTATCTCGGTGCTACTCCTAGGAGATCTAACTCTAATGTTACTCACTCTGCTCCAACTCTACTCAATATCTATGCTGGACGTTTTTCTCGCTCTGTTTATTTTACCTCTCAGCATCATTTTCCCATTCCCTGCTGGAGTCAGCGCTTTGTTTAGCCACGGACCAAGACGCTCTGCTGGACGCACTCGCGTCTATGCTTTGTGGAACCTCACATCTCTGGTCAATGTC GTTGTTGCGTTTGTGTGTGGATATATTCACTATCATGGCTCATCAGCTGGAAAAAAGATTCCATATCTCCAGCCTTGGAACATTAGCAT GGACGAGAATGAATGGTGGATATTCCCAGGCGCTTTGTTCTTGTGCAAAGTGTTGCAATCCCAACTAGTAAACTGGCATGTTGCAAATCTCGAGATACAAGATTACTCCTTGTACAGTGATGACTCTGAGCTGTTCTGGCAGTCGTAA
- the LOC108843106 gene encoding uncharacterized protein LOC108843106, which produces MERELDHMARFFEAAVAYKKKIGFNGTLLMRRESTDVEASYQWNGHSRSWTEKCSQDLGDLHKLEVLEKLEAKLKAEGKEEENEEGEGDDESEGHYLSQETALPFPHTHPLCTSSTAAKHLTPHKHII; this is translated from the exons ATGGAAAGAGAACTTGATCATATGGCCAGGTTCTTTGAAGCCGCTGTTGCTTATAAGAAGAAGATTGGTTTCAACGGCACGCTTTTGAT GAGGAGAGAGAGTACAGATGTTGAAGCCTCATATCAGTGGAATGGACACAGTCGCTCGTGGACTGAAAAATGTAGCCAAGATCTTGGAG ATCTGCACAAGTTGGAAGTTTTGGAGAAGCTTGAAGCAAAGCTTAAG GCTGAagggaaggaagaagagaatgaagaaggagaaggtgaTGATGAATCTGAGGGGCACTATCTTTCCCAAGAAACAGCACTCCCATTTCCTCACACACATCCTCTCTGCACCTCCTCCACTGCCGCCAAACACTTGACTCCACACAAACACATCATCTAG